A single window of Gossypium arboreum isolate Shixiya-1 chromosome 13, ASM2569848v2, whole genome shotgun sequence DNA harbors:
- the LOC108468752 gene encoding uncharacterized protein LOC108468752 yields the protein MNRLFQLYLDQFIMVFIDNILVLREKNLYAKLNTFQFWVEEGKTSNFGLNSEGVLYFRGQEVHSSPYAMHPSENKMYSNLQELHWWPDLKHEQDNTKYQLSSGLLQLVKISLWKWERDQLFSIEASEATFFRLLDFMGFRLKLYISILKETAKALGAQSNFSTVFHPQTDG from the exons ATGAATCGGCTTTTTCAGTtgtatttggatcagttcatcATGGTTTTCATTGATAACATCCTG GTCCTCCGAGAGAAAAATCTCTATGCTAAGTTGAACACGTTTCAGTTTTGG GTTGAGGAGGGTAAGACTTCTAATTTTGGGTTGAATAGTGAGGGTGTTCTATACTTTAGAGGTCAG GAAgtacatagtagcccttatgctatgcacccTAGTGAGAATAAGATGTACAGTAATCTTCAGGAGTTACATTGGTGGCCTGATTTGAAACATGAG CAAGATAATACTAAGTACCAGTTGTCTTCAGGTTTGCTCCAACTCGTTAAGATTTCATTATGGAAATGGGAACGG GACCAATTATTCTCTATAGAAGCTAGTGAAGCTACATTTTttagattgttagacttcatggggttTCGATTAAAGCTGTACATCTCAATTTTAAAAGAAACTGCTAAGGCTCTAGGTGCTCAGTCAAACTTCAGTACTGTGttccatccacagactgatgggtAA